From a region of the bacterium genome:
- a CDS encoding ATP-binding protein produces MRGIRTLRRRLGWKLFASYLLVVLVGAVVLWTTVQALAPAALSPHIALMNRLLGGHPDLVATLFKSIFGALTAALAAATVAAVVTALAVSVFVTRRIVAPILAMTRASTRVADGRYDERVPVPSEDELGELAAHFNRMAETLQRVEERRRDLIADVAHELRTPLASIAGYMEGMLDGVIPPEPETFHRVHRETERLQRLVGDLQELSRAEAGQVPLRLRRLDVGTLIETTAVRLRPQFDDKGVALEIEPPAGALAVLVDPDRIGQVLTNLLGNALQYTPAAGRVRVHARPDPEGVAIAVSDTGIGIPAEDLPHVFDRFYRVDRSRARASGGSGIGLTIARHLVEAHGGSIRAESAGPGCGSTLIVTLPTAP; encoded by the coding sequence ATGAGGGGTATTCGAACGCTCCGGCGCCGCCTCGGCTGGAAGCTCTTTGCGTCCTACCTCCTCGTGGTTCTGGTCGGCGCCGTCGTGCTGTGGACCACCGTCCAAGCGCTCGCGCCGGCGGCGCTCTCACCGCACATCGCGCTCATGAACCGCCTCCTCGGCGGCCACCCTGACCTCGTGGCCACCCTCTTCAAGAGCATCTTCGGGGCCCTGACCGCCGCGCTCGCCGCCGCGACGGTTGCCGCGGTCGTCACCGCGCTCGCCGTGAGCGTGTTTGTGACGCGACGTATCGTCGCGCCGATCCTCGCGATGACGCGCGCGAGCACCCGCGTCGCCGACGGGCGGTACGATGAGCGGGTGCCGGTCCCCTCGGAGGACGAGCTCGGCGAGCTCGCCGCGCACTTCAACCGCATGGCGGAGACCCTGCAGCGGGTTGAGGAGCGCCGCCGGGACCTGATCGCAGACGTGGCCCATGAGCTTCGGACACCGTTGGCCAGCATCGCCGGCTACATGGAAGGGATGCTGGACGGCGTGATCCCCCCGGAGCCGGAGACCTTTCACCGTGTCCACCGCGAGACCGAGCGGCTCCAACGGCTGGTAGGCGATCTGCAGGAGCTCTCCCGGGCGGAAGCGGGCCAGGTGCCGCTCCGCCTTCGTCGGCTGGACGTCGGGACTCTCATCGAGACTACCGCGGTCAGGCTGCGCCCGCAGTTCGACGACAAGGGCGTCGCGTTGGAGATCGAACCGCCGGCCGGAGCCCTGGCGGTGCTGGTGGATCCCGACCGTATCGGCCAGGTGCTCACGAATCTTCTCGGCAACGCCTTGCAGTACACGCCGGCGGCGGGGCGCGTGCGCGTTCACGCGCGCCCCGACCCGGAAGGGGTGGCGATTGCCGTCTCCGACACCGGAATCGGCATCCCGGCAGAGGACCTGCCGCACGTCTTTGATCGCTTCTACCGGGTGGACCGCTCCCGCGCGCGGGCCAGCGGCGGAAGCGGGATCGGCCTCACCATCGCCCGCCACCTCGTCGAGGCGCACGGCGGGTCGATCCGGGCGGAAAGTGCCGGCCCGGGCTGCGGCAGCACGTTGATAGTGACCCTTCCCACGGCCCCGTAG